A region of the Falco rusticolus isolate bFalRus1 chromosome 6, bFalRus1.pri, whole genome shotgun sequence genome:
ccgcccTCCCCAGCCTTACCCCCTAGCTATCCCGCCGTTGGGacagggtgggatgggatgggacgaGGCGGGACGGCGGCGCATGGGCGGCTACGGAGCGCTCCGGTCCCGCCACCGAGCTGCGCAtggggccgggccggggtgGGGTGGCGAGCGCAGCGCAGCTCCCGCCGgcgggcaggggcgggcggggaggtCCCGCGCCGCGCTGgctcccgcccgccgggccACGCCGCCGTTGGGGGGCATCACCCCGGCGCGCTCCTGCCTGCCCCGCCGCCACCATCTTAGGGGGTATCCTCCAACGCAGGGAAAGCGGAGACCCCCGAGGACGCAGGGTGCGGTTCGCGGGGCCCGGCGGAGCCGGGAGCCGGGCTACCTGCCGCCGACCCGAGCCATCTTTAGAGCTGGGCGGGAGCAGCCTGACAGAGCTGCGGGGGCCCGCGGCTGAGCCCGCTCCGCCGGGGGGTCGGGGTCGGCCCTGGCGCCCCGAAGCACGACAGGCGCATGTCCCGGTTCTGCAGGGTTTCAGCCCAAAAGCTCTGCTGGCTCGCGGCGCGCGGgttggggggaaggggaggagggggcttAGCGAGGGCTTGCTTCTCCCCAGCTCACACTGTACAAAGCCATGAGCGTATTTGCTCCTTTCTTCCACCAAAGGTAGATACGAAGAAGGGACTTTTCCTCTGAAACGATCGCGAAAGGCGGGTTTTAAATACTTGTTTCCAAAACTGCTGGAAGTGTTTAAATCCCTTCAAATACCTGTTCAAATGGTGGAGCTTATTTTTCCTACAGATTGCAAGGCAcgctgaaaattattttccccttagATTTAGCAGGACAGAGATGGCTTCCTTCTCCCCGTCAGCCCTTGCCCATCCCCCTGCAACTGCTAATATAGATAGCACCACGctttggggggaggggaaagaaacaggGCAAGAAAAGCTCAATTTCCCCATACTGTCTATCGACCTCCCGCCCTCTTAAAATAATGCTTGTAAGTAacctttatttcatttccacTGCTGTTCAAGGGTCACTGCTTCCCACTGTAGTTGGCGCATGCATGTGAGCAGTCGGGCCCTTCCTGTGCCCCGGAACCACCTcctcttgcaaaaaaaaaaagccaggtgCCAAGTGGCACCAGCAGCATTGCCTCTGGCCTTGGATGCAAACTTCAGGCTGCTCTGGCCTGGCTATACCCCTGCATGGGCCAGCTGTCACTCACGGACCCTCTGCCATGGTGTCCCTTGCAGGGACTGCAAGTGTCCTGAGTATCATGCGTTTCCAGTACGAGGTGTGTCTAAGAGCAGACTATACTGGTTGAATGGCAAAGTGAATCACCCAGTCAGTTTTCTCACCCTCCCAGTTATATGCAGCATAAAGCTCTAATTTTGAGAAGATCTTTCCTGGATTTAGCAAGTGGCTGTTCAGATCCTTAGTTCTGCTAGTTGTCTGTGTTTCAGACACCAGAGCGTGAGTTAGATAAAAGCTTAAAATTTGTAACATGGGAGGAAGGCATGATCATCTtggtaagaaaaagaatttgtgaTGTAGTTTATACTGGGTTGTAATACTGCCCTTATTGTTTCTTGCAGGATACAAAATAGCAATATTAAACCTTAACCactcttttaaaatgaaatgtggtTTTGATTGTACGTCTGTTTGCACTGGATTTGCACCATtgaaatctgcagaaaaaacaagatTGGAAGAATCCTGCCCCTCCAATTATGAGGAAGGCTTTTGTCAAAGCTGGGACGAAGAGCCCCAGCAGATACTCCTCAGTGACTCACACCATGTGGCCACCAGAAATCTAGATCTTGAAGATGAAGGAAGACCTGtacacaacaaagaaaacaaacaagtaatCCAGAGGCTTGATGAAGGCATCTATGAAACGGAGGCACTGGAAAACAGTAAATTTAATGAGGACAGTGGTTATTCTTCTATGTTAAGTAATCAATACGCTGATGCAATAGAACATGAGGATAGCATACCTCTGGCTGGGAATCTCTGTGGCACACCAAAGCATTGTCTCATGAAGAACCAAAACCAAGCACAGTTTTCAAAGAAGACTTTGTTGCCAGTAATCCATTATGAAGAAATGATTTGCTCAACTTTGAAAAAAAGTGGTAAAAGGAATCTCAAGTCTTGGGCTGCAGTAGACAGAATTGTTTTTAGGGGAAACGTTGAACTTTGTAACTTAATCGGAAAGAAAATGGGACTAGATAAAATAGACTTTCTTGCTGAACTCTTCAAAAAGAACCTGAAGCATATAttagcaaacattttaaagcatcttgGAGAGATGGATTTAATAAAGTAAGTATATTGATCTCAATGTGTTtccttgggaaagaaaacaacctaATCAGATGACTTAAGAATCTTTTAGATGTGAGGGTTGTGAAATTTACAGAATGGGTAGTATTATGTATTGTAGTaatatgtatatacattaaAACATGAACTGTCAAAGTAAGCCACGATATACGTGGAGAATGTATCTTTTCCCTAGAAGGCTGATTAAAGACTGAAACTGTGACCATATCCCATCTTCTACTTGAACGGAAATGATTACGTAGTTATTCCCACTattaaagaaaaggttttatcCATTCCTCAGAGGTAACTGATATGTTTCTCTTGTCATTGCAGTTTTGCCAAAGTCAGTACAACATGGCGGAAGATTCTGCAAGAAGATAAATGGAGTTTAGAAATTTATAATAGAGCCATGGAAAACCTTTCTGTAAGTTTATGTGCTTGTTAGCTATTTGAAGCCTAAACCAGCAGTGCCTTTCTGCTATTTTAGGATTCCTCCCAACCTTAAGAGATCACAGAATTGCTTCTTAGGTTGAAGACATTGTCACTGGAGTGCCTGACCTTGTCCTGTTAGCATGCCCTGTCTCAAGTGTTGCTAGTCACTTCACTGTCCTTGGAGCCCAAGGAAGATTGACCAAGAACGTTACTCGGAGAGATGCAGGTGTTCTTAGGAGCTCCCACATGTCCTGTGTTaggaggagggcaggaaggagagggTCAGTTCCAGCACTGCCCACTGGGCAAGCGGTGGAGGCTCTCAGCAGAGGCTAGCTGACTTCAGCATCTCCACTGATCCAGAAGGGAGATGGGCGGAGAGAAACCTTTCAGCTGACTCTGCAACTCAGCTTCTCTGCATACGCTTTCTAGCAACAGTCTCTGAAGTGCAACATGCTGGctacataaaaacaaaaagctttttgtacTGTGAGCTATTCCTAATGCCTGCTTgtcctgtgaaataaaaaaaatacaagatcCAACCACATTAGCGTTGCACCTTACCAAGGCAGGACTCTTAAAATGCTAggggtgtttttcttctttgaaagaTGGAAAGGCAATGAAACAAGGCTTAGGACTTGCCACAGAATAAGGTAGTCAATTAGTTTGAATTTTGTGTAGTGTTTTATGGTGCTAGCCTGTTGGGGTGAAACAGTTGGACACCACAGTACTTCACCCCATAAAGTTTGATTTCCTCCCTGCCATtatatgcctttttttaatctgaactGCAAATGTAGAAAATTGGTAGCAGGAGTTTACTACTTGGAAGGAAAACTTCAAGCACCCTTGTTCACTgtgaaaaattagaaatattacTTTATGCTTTAAAACATTGCAGTGACTAGGTTACATGCTCTGCCTAAATAATTATGATGTCTTAGTATAAAAGTATGTTGCATTATGTAATAGAAGATGGTTGAATTTGATGGTCTGAACTAGGGGTCTGTTCTACACATTGGTAACAGTAGTGACTGAGAAAGCTAAGGTAAAATTAGTAGTATCCTACTTGGTAAGATACTTTATTGTTGGAAACCTAGCCAGGAGGAAGGATCAAAAATAAGTTGTTGGATTCTATTTAACAAGTCTGTGTCAACATGTATCTTCTCaaattttattcttgtttttcttttcattagaaTGGCACCAAGGCATCAgagcaggctgcaacaagggAGTATGTTCTCTACCGAACAGCTTTATCTTCCATTCAGAAAGCAGCCCCACCAAACAACTTGACTAAAAAGGGCACCAGATCCAAAGCATCTAAGAATCACAGCAGGCTCATGGAGTTTTCAGAGG
Encoded here:
- the FBXO5 gene encoding F-box only protein 5, whose amino-acid sequence is MKCGFDCTSVCTGFAPLKSAEKTRLEESCPSNYEEGFCQSWDEEPQQILLSDSHHVATRNLDLEDEGRPVHNKENKQVIQRLDEGIYETEALENSKFNEDSGYSSMLSNQYADAIEHEDSIPLAGNLCGTPKHCLMKNQNQAQFSKKTLLPVIHYEEMICSTLKKSGKRNLKSWAAVDRIVFRGNVELCNLIGKKMGLDKIDFLAELFKKNLKHILANILKHLGEMDLINFAKVSTTWRKILQEDKWSLEIYNRAMENLSNGTKASEQAATREYVLYRTALSSIQKAAPPNNLTKKGTRSKASKNHSRLMEFSEAAKTLRNTESLKVCHRCGSPAKYDSYLQRAMCNRESCGFDFCTRCLCSYHSSSVCMSGKSVKPRSKLEPLPGTKKSKQNLQRL